From Sulfuracidifex tepidarius, one genomic window encodes:
- a CDS encoding type II toxin-antitoxin system VapC family toxin produces MILDSSAIASLFFRDDFTERVTKIVERVDEELITLDFSLAEISNVAWKRIIIFNEDKAVILKQLRNTLNFIKTLCSIVRIEDIIDGAINLAVDQRVPFYDSAFLYLASERNTTLLTTDKKLYSLANADLKKHIRLP; encoded by the coding sequence TTGATACTTGACTCCTCGGCTATTGCTTCGCTCTTTTTTAGAGACGACTTTACGGAAAGGGTTACAAAGATAGTGGAAAGAGTAGACGAAGAGCTTATTACGCTTGATTTTTCCTTGGCGGAAATTTCGAACGTAGCATGGAAAAGGATAATCATATTCAATGAGGACAAGGCTGTTATATTGAAACAGTTACGGAACACCCTAAACTTCATCAAGACTCTGTGTAGTATAGTAAGGATTGAAGACATCATAGATGGAGCAATTAACTTAGCCGTTGATCAAAGGGTACCGTTTTACGACTCTGCCTTTCTTTATTTGGCGTCTGAAAGAAACACGACGTTACTTACGACCGACAAGAAACTCTATAGTCTCGCCAACGCTGATTTGAAGAAGCATATACGTCTTCCCTAG
- the vapB gene encoding type II toxin-antitoxin system VapB family antitoxin: MYRWIARNVGNKLIILCGKTTLVSTVYSIRIPKRLKELMASVDIDWQKEISGFIEERARKVLMNKYLEESREQLDKMKNIDNAELIREDRES, translated from the coding sequence ATGTATCGCTGGATCGCCAGGAACGTAGGGAATAAGCTTATAATTCTATGCGGTAAAACAACTCTTGTGTCTACGGTTTATAGTATACGAATCCCAAAGAGATTAAAGGAGTTGATGGCATCTGTAGACATTGATTGGCAAAAGGAGATAAGCGGATTCATAGAGGAGAGGGCCAGGAAGGTGCTAATGAACAAATACCTCGAGGAGAGTAGGGAGCAGTTAGATAAGATGAAGAATATCGACAACGCAGAGCTAATAAGAGAGGATAGGGAAAGTTGA
- a CDS encoding MFS transporter: MDRDLNVLLITRALRTFGMSYLSFLLPIYLRSLKFSYAEIGIYVLLTTLSSSVLVIVSGFLGDLWSKKYTLVLMSGLPVVAYALLVSGLPSLVFLSSLFGITMGGGGGGAGGGPVAPLTSSMIAERSSGSIRTKVYSFMMVASTITGVAGSVLSSAVISFVRDYFVVLFALSLILDLVSTVLVLLIREKREKAKEMKEEKKVIPRRSLTTILKVSFAGGAGSLGLGLVIPFIPLYMKHLGASDLMVSEAYDVSYAAIAFVTFFSYRIESALGSLNGIVVLRGLGSALLIAIPLFPSFLYVALIYVVRTALYQAALPMRQNMTMDLYDEKERSRGASISGLFRRLPYGVGSSLGSLVIAQGLYLLDFFGAGIVSLLDPVLYYYFFKKREKKEQEEAKASR, translated from the coding sequence ATGGATAGAGACCTAAACGTTCTATTGATAACTAGAGCCTTGCGTACTTTCGGGATGAGCTACTTGTCCTTCCTTCTCCCAATATACTTGAGGTCGCTCAAGTTCTCCTATGCTGAAATAGGAATTTACGTTTTGCTTACAACTCTCAGCAGCAGCGTATTGGTGATCGTGAGCGGTTTCCTAGGCGACCTATGGAGCAAGAAGTATACCCTCGTCCTCATGTCAGGCCTACCCGTAGTGGCTTACGCCCTCCTCGTGTCTGGCTTACCTTCATTAGTTTTCCTGTCCTCCCTATTCGGCATAACCATGGGTGGTGGCGGAGGTGGAGCAGGGGGAGGCCCAGTGGCTCCTCTGACTTCCTCAATGATAGCTGAGAGGTCCTCAGGCTCCATCAGGACTAAGGTATACTCCTTCATGATGGTCGCTTCCACCATCACTGGAGTTGCCGGGAGCGTCCTCTCATCAGCAGTCATATCCTTCGTCAGGGACTACTTCGTGGTCCTCTTCGCCCTGTCCTTGATATTGGATCTGGTCAGCACAGTACTCGTCCTCCTGATCAGGGAGAAGCGCGAGAAAGCCAAGGAGATGAAGGAGGAAAAGAAGGTGATCCCGAGGAGGTCTTTGACGACAATACTCAAGGTCTCATTCGCCGGAGGAGCAGGTAGCCTGGGGCTCGGGCTGGTCATCCCCTTCATACCGTTATACATGAAACACTTAGGGGCGTCCGACCTGATGGTCTCCGAGGCCTACGATGTGTCCTACGCTGCCATCGCGTTTGTGACCTTCTTCTCTTACAGGATAGAGAGCGCATTAGGGTCGTTGAATGGGATCGTGGTCCTCAGGGGACTTGGGTCGGCCCTCCTGATTGCAATTCCCCTGTTTCCGTCATTCCTTTACGTGGCCCTTATATACGTGGTCAGGACCGCGCTCTACCAAGCTGCCCTTCCGATGAGACAGAACATGACCATGGATCTCTACGATGAGAAGGAGAGGTCCAGGGGAGCTAGCATCTCCGGACTTTTCAGGAGGCTACCGTACGGAGTCGGAAGCAGCCTGGGTTCTCTAGTGATAGCACAAGGGCTATACTTGCTAGACTTCTTCGGGGCAGGGATAGTCTCGCTCCTGGATCCTGTCCTTTACTACTATTTCTTCAAAAAAAGAGAGAAGAAAGAGCAGGAGGAAGCTAAGGCGTCTAGATAG